The proteins below are encoded in one region of Cucurbita pepo subsp. pepo cultivar mu-cu-16 chromosome LG10, ASM280686v2, whole genome shotgun sequence:
- the LOC111803486 gene encoding pentatricopeptide repeat-containing protein At2g04860, protein MQFTSSVGHLASLSHSTFHSAFKSYVEGKISTPPLLVFRQLLRYRVKPNDSTFSLLIKAFVVSSSSSSFAPSSCSENAKVEANQLQTHFIKWGFDQFLYVSTAFLDLYSKLGFVKAARRLFDDIPEKDVVSWNALISGYSRSGYNHDAFELFVEMRRRGFNPCQRTLVSLIPSCGTQHLFVQGKCIHALGVKAGLDLDSQVKNSLASMYGKCADLEGVELLFGEIIEKNVVSWNTMIGAFGQNGFFVEAMLVFKQMLEGSINTNSVTMVSILSANANPRSIHCYATKTGLMENVSVVISLICSYVKCGCIQIAELIYMSKLQKNLVALTAIISGYAEKGDMGSVVKLYSRVQHLEMKLDAVAMVGIIQGITYPDHSGIGLAFHGYGLKSGLIIDCLVANGFISMYSKFDDIDAVFTLFQEMHEKTLSSWNSVISSCAQAGRSIDAMALFSQMKLSGYGPDSITLASLLSACCQNGNLHFGEILHSYILRNNLDLEGFVGTALIDMYVKCGRMDFAENVFKSMKEPCLASWNSLISGYGLFGFDNHAFLCYTTMMEKGIKPNKITFSGILAACTHGGLVEEGRTYFEIMKKELGIVPESQHCASMVGLLGRAGLFEEAILFIKNMEVNPDSAVWGALLSACCIHQEVKLGESVAKKLLFSNCRNGGFFVLMSNLYAASGRWNDVARVRKMMREMGEDGCSGVSLMEWIS, encoded by the coding sequence ATGCAATTTACATCTTCGGTAGGTCACCTAGCAAGTCTCTCGCACTCTACCTTCCATTCTGCATTCAAATCTTACGTCGAAGGCAAAATTTCTACGCCCCCCTTGTTGGTTTTCCGTCAGCTGCTAAGATATCGGGTTAAGCCCAATGATTCTACCTTCTCCTTACTCATTAAAGCCTTCGTTGTAtcgtcttcatcttcttcttttgcacCATCATCCTGTTCTGAGAATGCAAAAGTGGAGGCGAATCAGCTCCAAACCCATTTCATTAAATGGGGATTTGACCAATTTTTGTATGTTAGTACTGCCTTTCTCGACTTGTATTCAAAATTGGGTTTTGTTAAAGCTGCTCGACGTTTGTTTGATGATATTCCTGAAAAAGATGTAGTATCGTGGAATGCGTTGATATCTGGCTACTCACGAAGTGGATATAACCATGATGCCTTCGAACTGTTTGTCGAAATGCGCAGGAGGGGGTTCAATCCTTGTCAGAGAACGTTGGTAAGTTTAATTCCTTCCTGTGGTACCCAACACTTATTCGTCCAAGGAAAATGCATCCATGCGTTAGGTGTTAAGGCTGGCCTTGATTTGGACTCCCAAGTGAAAAATTCTCTTGCATCGATGTATGGTAAATGTGCAGATTTAGAAGGGGTGGAACTCTTATTTggagaaattattgaaaaaaacgTAGTTTCTTGGAATACCATGATTGGGGCATTTGGCCAAAATGGGTTCTTTGTGGAGGCAATGCTTGTTTTCAAGCAAATGCTTGAGGGAAGTATCAATACTAACTCGGTGACGATGGTCAGTATCTTGTCTGCAAATGCAAATCCAAGATCTATCCATTGTTATGCTACCAAAACTGGTCTTATGGAAAATGTTTCCGTGGTTATCTCTCTAATTTGCTCGTACGTAAAATGTGGATGCATACAAATAGCAGAACTGATTTATATGTCAAAACTCCAGAAAAACTTGGTTGCATTAACTGCGATTATTTCAGGCTATGCTGAGAAAGGTGACATGGGATCTGTGGTGAAGCTGTATTCCCGTGTGCAGCATTTAGAAATGAAACTAGATGCAGTTGCAATGGTTGGTATAATCCAAGGTATTACATATCCTGATCACTCTGGTATTGGACTTGCTTTCCACGGTTATGGGCTAAAGAGTGGGTTAATTATTGATTGTTTGGTTGCAAATGGTTTCATAAGCATGTACTCAAAGTTCGATGATATTGATGCAGtatttactttatttcaaGAGATGCATGAAAAGACACTGAGCAGCTGGAATTCTGTGATATCTAGCTGTGCACAGGCAGGTAGGTCAATTGATGCCATGGCTTTGTTTTCCCAAATGAAGTTGTCAGGTTATGGGCCAGATTCAATTACACTTGCTAGTTTACTATCTGCTTGTTGCCAAAATGGGAACTTGCATTTTGGGGAGATACTTCATTCCTATATTCTAAGAAACAATCTGGACTTGGAAGGTTTTGTTGGAACTGCTCTTATAGACATGTACGTCAAGTGTGGAAGAATGGACTTTGCTGAAAATGTGTTTAAGAGCATGAAAGAGCCATGTTTAGCTTCATGGAACTCACTGATCTCCGGTTATGGTTTATTTGGGTTTGACAATCATGCTTTCCTCTGTTACACTACAATGATGGAGAAGGGGATCAAGCCCAATAAAATAACTTTCTCAGGAATTTTAGCTGCTTGCACTCATGGAGGACTtgttgaagaaggaagaacatACTTCGAAATCATGAAGAAAGAACTTGGTATAGTGCCAGAGTCACAACATTGTGCATCCATGGTTGGCCTGCTTGGACGGGCAGGCTTGTTTGAAGAGGCAATTCTATTTATCAAAAACATGGAAGTCAATCCAGATTCTGCAGTGTGGGGAGCATTGCTCAGTGCTTGTTGCATTCACCAGGAAGTTAAGCTTGGGGAATCTGTGGCGAAAAAGTTGCTTTTCTCTAACTGTAGAAATGGGGGATTTTTTGTGTTGATGTCAAATCTTTATGCAGCATCAGGGAGGTGGAATGATGTAGCAAGAGTCAGAAAGATGATGCGAGAAATGGGAGAAGATGGTTGTTCAGGTGTTAGCCTTATGGAATGGATTTCCTAG
- the LOC111803591 gene encoding phosphoglycolate phosphatase 2 isoform X1, translating to MSSVERTSEPQLLSSGNARDLIDSVEAFLFDCDGVIWKGDKLIDGVVDTLEMLRSKGKKLVFVTNNSSKSRRQYAKKFYSLGISVSEDEIFSSSFAAAMFLKVNNFSPEKKVYVIGEAGIMEELQLAGFTGLGGPEDAKKSADLYLDCAIEHDKSVGAVVVGIDRHINYYKLQYATLCIRENPGCLFIATNRDAVGHFTESQETPGAGCMVAAVCGSSEKEPILVGKPSTFMMDFLLKKFEFGCSKMCMVGDRLDTDILFGQSTGCKTLLVFSGVTTQSNLQDPSNHIQPDYYTAKVSDLLELSGS from the exons ATGAGCTCAGTCGAAAGAACCTCCGAACCCCAGCTGCTTTCCTCCGGCAATGCCCGGGATCTGATCGATTCCGTCGAGGCCTTTCTCTTTGATTGCGATg GTGTTATATGGAAGGGCGATAAGTTGATTGATGGCGTCGTTGATACGCTTGAAATGCTTCGGTCTAAG GGGAAGAAATTGGTTTTTGTCACCAATAATTCGTCGAAATCAAGAAGGCAATATGCGAAGAAGTTCTATTCACTTGGAATCTCTGTTTCAGAG GATGAAATATTTTCCTCCTCTTTTGCTGCTGCCATGTTCTTGAAAGTCAATAATTTCTCTCCAGAAAAGAAG GTTTATGTCATAGGCGAAGCAGGTATCATGGAAGAGCTTCAGCTTGCAGGATTCACTGGTCTTGGTGGTCCA GAAGATGCCAAAAAATCTGCAGATCTTTATCTTGATTGCGCAATCGAGCACGACAAGAGT GTTGGAGCAGTTGTGGTTGGAATAGATCGGcatattaattattacaaGCTTCA GTACGCTACACTTTGCATTCGTGAGAACCCGGGATGCCTCTTTATTGCTACTAACCGTGATGCCGTGGGCCATTTTACTGAATCACAAGAAACCCCTG GTGCTGGTTGCATGGTCGCTGCAGTGTGTGGATCATCTGAAAAGGAGCCCATTTTGGTCGGAAAACCATCAACATTCATGATGGACTTTTTACTGAAAAA ATTTGAGTTTGGTTGCTCTAAGATGTGTATGGTGGGTGATAGACTGGACACAGACATCCTATTTGGCCAGAGCACAGGCTGCAAAACACTACTTGTTTTTTCAG GAGTGACAACTCAATCCAATCTTCAAGACCCCTCCAATCATATTCAACCAGATTACTACACAGCCAAGGTGTCTGACTTGTTGGAACTATCGGGATCATGA
- the LOC111803591 gene encoding phosphoglycolate phosphatase 2 isoform X2 yields the protein MLRSKGKKLVFVTNNSSKSRRQYAKKFYSLGISVSEDEIFSSSFAAAMFLKVNNFSPEKKVYVIGEAGIMEELQLAGFTGLGGPEDAKKSADLYLDCAIEHDKSVGAVVVGIDRHINYYKLQYATLCIRENPGCLFIATNRDAVGHFTESQETPGAGCMVAAVCGSSEKEPILVGKPSTFMMDFLLKKFEFGCSKMCMVGDRLDTDILFGQSTGCKTLLVFSGVTTQSNLQDPSNHIQPDYYTAKVSDLLELSGS from the exons ATGCTTCGGTCTAAG GGGAAGAAATTGGTTTTTGTCACCAATAATTCGTCGAAATCAAGAAGGCAATATGCGAAGAAGTTCTATTCACTTGGAATCTCTGTTTCAGAG GATGAAATATTTTCCTCCTCTTTTGCTGCTGCCATGTTCTTGAAAGTCAATAATTTCTCTCCAGAAAAGAAG GTTTATGTCATAGGCGAAGCAGGTATCATGGAAGAGCTTCAGCTTGCAGGATTCACTGGTCTTGGTGGTCCA GAAGATGCCAAAAAATCTGCAGATCTTTATCTTGATTGCGCAATCGAGCACGACAAGAGT GTTGGAGCAGTTGTGGTTGGAATAGATCGGcatattaattattacaaGCTTCA GTACGCTACACTTTGCATTCGTGAGAACCCGGGATGCCTCTTTATTGCTACTAACCGTGATGCCGTGGGCCATTTTACTGAATCACAAGAAACCCCTG GTGCTGGTTGCATGGTCGCTGCAGTGTGTGGATCATCTGAAAAGGAGCCCATTTTGGTCGGAAAACCATCAACATTCATGATGGACTTTTTACTGAAAAA ATTTGAGTTTGGTTGCTCTAAGATGTGTATGGTGGGTGATAGACTGGACACAGACATCCTATTTGGCCAGAGCACAGGCTGCAAAACACTACTTGTTTTTTCAG GAGTGACAACTCAATCCAATCTTCAAGACCCCTCCAATCATATTCAACCAGATTACTACACAGCCAAGGTGTCTGACTTGTTGGAACTATCGGGATCATGA